The Pseudoxanthomonas sp. SL93 genome segment GCGCACGCCGTACTGGTGGCTTACTGCATGGTCGACGCGCTTCTCACCACCGGTGAAGTTCAACCACAGGATGGTGATGACGAACGCGCACACCGCACCCACGACAATCCAGAGCATCTTCTTCCTCGTCAGCCAGGCCATCCCGCAGTCCCCGTTTCCAGTGCGGCCCGAGGGACCGCCACGCCAGCGTGAGGGCCGGTGCGTAAATGTGATGTGGACGCCAAGGTCCTTTGTCATTGCCTGTTCAGTTGCGGACGCCGATCCTGCGCATCGGACGCCGGATCGCCGGCAGGAGAGGGGGTTGCATCATGAAGGCTTTCAAGACACTGCTTGCCACGGCCGCGCTGGGACTGTCCCTGCAGGCTGCGTTGCCGGCCGTGGCGCAGACCGTGGGTTACAACGTCCGTACGGGTGACGTGTGGGTCGATACACGCCTGGGCGAGATCAACGATTACGGTCGGCGCTATCGTGATCCGTTCGTGTCGGAAATGACGGGTTACTACGGCGCGCCGCGCTCGCTGGTGACGGATCTGCTGGACCGCCGCGGCTGGGCGCCTGCGGATGTCTACTACGCCTGCGCCATCGCGCGCGCGCTGGGCATTCCCTGCCTGGACGTGGTCGACCGCTACGAGCGCAATCCCGGCCAGGGCTGGGGCAACCTGGCCAAGCAGATGGGCATCAAGCCCGGTTCGCCTGCGTTCCATGCGTTGAAGAACGGCACCGTCGGCACCTATGACCGCTGGGGCTATCCGGTGCGTGTCGACCAGCGTGTCAGTGTCGACTGGTCCAAGCATGGCCCGGGCCATGGCAAGGGTGGGTCGGCATCGGCCAAGCCCAAGCCGGCCGCCGCTTCGCAGGCGAAGAGCCAGGGCAATCCGGGCAAGGGCAATGGCAACGGAAATGCCGGCAAGGGCAACGCCGGCAAGGGAAACGGGCGGGACAAGTAAGCAGTCCCGCGTATCGGACATCGGCGGCCTCCTTCGGGAGGCCGTTTCCGTTTTACGGGGCCATGCACGGGTAAGGCACTAATCCTCGCGCGAACGCACGGCCCATCCGATGCCCAGTGCCAGGTTGAGCAGCATGCCGGTGATCACGATGCCACGCGCCACGCCCGTGGGCAGATCGTCGATCAGGTTGACCAGCAGGCTCCACGGCAACGACAACGCCCACGCGAAGGCATAGGCCAGGGGATCCGGCTGCAGGTCCCACAACCGGTGGTCGGACGCATGGATCAGGCCCAGCGCCGCGGCACAACACAGGACATAGAACACCAGCAGGCCATAGATGGCGATGCGCAACGTACGATCCCTCCGCAAAAGAGAGAGGGCGACCGGCCTGCCGCCCTGTCTCTGGCTACGTGCTGCAGGCGTCAAGCAGGCCAGCGATTACCAGCCAAAGCCGACGCCCACGCCGGCCGAACTCTCCGAACCACTGAATGCACCGCCGAACGTCACCGTGGCGCGATCCGAAATCGCCCGCTGGTAGCCGATCGACAGCGCCTGCTCACCGCCCTGGAAGCCGATGCCCACGCCCACGCGGTTCTGTGTGCGCACACCGGCCGTGCTGGTGGCCATGTTCAACATGGCGGCATTCATCGCACCTTGGCGTTCGATACGTTGATCCTGCCGGTCGAACCGCCATTCCATGTCGCTGCGCAGTTCGTCGATGGCCGCCATCGGCGCGGCGACCGCCTGCTGGAAGCGGGCATCGGTATAGGCGTTGGCGGATGACAGGGTGGTGGCGTCGCCTGCGTCGATGTCGTCCTGCACGTCCTGCCGCACCGCCGCTTCGCGTGCGTCGGTGTAACCGTTGGCCGTGCCAACCGCCGCGGCATCCCCTGCATCCATCTGGCCCTTGTTCACCGCATCGGTGGCGGTGACGCCGGCCGCCACGTTGGCCACGCGCGAACCGCCATCGCCTGCCAGGGTGATCGCGCCCTGTTCCGCATCGTCATAGGCCACCGCCAGAGGGTTGGCACCCGGTCCCTGTGGTCCCTGCGGCCCGCTTGGTCCCTGCGGTCCCGTCGGGCCGTCAGGCCCCTGTGGACCGGTCGGCCCGGAAGGTCCTTCAGGACCTTGGGGGCCAGTGGGCCCGGAAGGCCCCTGTGGCCCGGCGGGAATGTTGTCGATGCGCGTGTTCAACGCCGTCAACCGCGCATCCACGGCAGCGAAGGCGGAGCCCACGTTGTTGTAACTGCTGCCCTGGATGACGTACGTGGGCGGCGTGAAGATGCCCCCACTGAAGTCCGCGCCTCCGCCGAGCGCCTGCGCCAGCGTGTCGAGCTGCGACACGTTGACCGCATCGGTGTCTTCCGTGCCCGCCGCCAGCCGGACGATCTGGCGCAGCGTGGTGGTGTTGCCCACCGACACCGTGTTGGCACGGTCGCTGGTCGAGTCCGCGCCCAGCGCGACCGAGTTGGTGGCGTTGGCGAACGCCCCCGTCCCCAGCGCCATGCTGGAAGTCTGCGCGGCATTGGCGGAACGCCCCAGCGAAATCGCATCCACCGCCGTCGCCTGCGCGTTGTTGCCCACGGCCAGCGCATCGGTGGCGGTCGCATCCGCCGACTGGCCAAGCGCCACGCTGCGCGTGCCTGATGCCACCGAATTCTGCCCCAGCGCCGTGCTGACATTGCCGGTGGCACGCGCCGAGCTGCCCAGCGCCACGGAATTGCTGCCCTGAGCCACGGAGTTGTCGCCGATGGAGCTCGCGTTGGGCCCGGTGGCCTGCGCATTGGTACCCACCGCGACGCTGTTCTGTCCATTCGCATCGGCGCCGGTGCCGACGGCGGTCGCATCGCTGTTGTCGGCGCGGCTGCCGTTGCCTATCGCAATGCCGTTGACGCCCAGCGCGGTGACATCCGCATTGCTGCCCATCACGATGCTGTCCGTGCCGTTGGCGGTGGCCGAGTAACCGATCGCGACCGTGTTGGTGTTCAGCGCTTCGGCGAACACGCCCAGTGCGGTGCTGGTCGCGCCGCTGGCCCGTGACGCCGCGCCGATCGCCGTGCTGGCGTCGGTCGTGGCGCGGGCGTCGTACCCCATCGCCACGCTACCGATGCCGGTGGCCTGGGCGAAATTGCCCACCGCCGTGCTGGCATTGTTGGAGGACGTGCTTTGCGCGCCCACCGCCACCGCGGAGGCGCCGCTGGCGTTGGCGTTCAGGCCGAACGCCGTGGCGCCTTCGCCAGCGCCGATGGATCCGCCGCCGAAGGCGATCGCGCCCAGGCCGTTGGCGTTGGCGTTGTTGCCGAACGCGGTGGCGCTGTCGCCCTGCACCTGGCTGTTGTTGCCCAGCGCGATGCCGTTGACCGCGGTGGCGCCGGCCAGCGCATTGTTGCCGAACGCGATGGCGTTGGTGGCCTGCGAGCGCGACAGGTTGCCCAACGCCAGGCTGTCCGCCGCAGTCGCCTGTGCACCACCGCCGACGACCAGGCTGCGTTCGCCGCTGGCCTGTGCGCCGATGCCGAACGCCTGCGCGCCAAGGGCATTGGCCGACGCGCCGGTGCCGATGGCCAGGGTCTGGTCGGCCGTGGCGCTGCTCAATGCACCCAGGGCGAGCGATGCCTCACCGAAGGCGTTCGCGCCGGAACCGATGGCGGTGGTGCCGTTGCCATTCGCGGTCGCGCCGTCACCGCAGGCGAAGGCGCTGGTGCCTGTCGCCGTGGGCACGGGCGTCGGGCCGTCGCACACCTGCTGTGCGAACGCTAGGGCGGGCGCCGTCAGCCACACGATGGCGGCGGCAAGCCGATGGGTACGCGCGAACGGAAACGGACGGTGATCCGGCGCCCGGCGCGACGGGTTCGACGAGAGCGGGTTGCGTGCAGATGCGTGGCGTTTCATGTTGCCTCCGTGTCAGGACGTCAGGGGAACGAACAGACGCACCACTGCAGCGCGGCATGCGGGGCTTGCGCAGGCGAACCCGTGGATACGGAGGCAATGTTCGACGACCGGACACGGGCCACGCGGGCGGTGCGGATCAGGGACGGCGTGGATTTCAGGGGACGGAGCAGCGGCTCGGTGTTTCGACGCAGCGCATCAGCGCCATCGTCGGCGCGACCTTTCCGCGACAGGCACGGACGCCGCATGGCACGGCGCGCACGACATTTCCGGAAGGCCGGCGGGCGACAGACGAAATGCCAGGAACGCAACGCTGCACATGGGGCAGGCTCGTCGGAAGCCCGGATGGAAGGGCGACGGGCGCGAGGTTACCCCGATGCCCGTGAAGACCATGGCCGGGCGGCGCATGCCGCCCGCGCGAATCAGACGCTCAGTGCTTCCAGCGTCTTGAAGACCTGCGGCACGGCCAGGGCGGGCATGCCGCCGTTC includes the following:
- a CDS encoding YadA-like family protein codes for the protein MKRHASARNPLSSNPSRRAPDHRPFPFARTHRLAAAIVWLTAPALAFAQQVCDGPTPVPTATGTSAFACGDGATANGNGTTAIGSGANAFGEASLALGALSSATADQTLAIGTGASANALGAQAFGIGAQASGERSLVVGGGAQATAADSLALGNLSRSQATNAIAFGNNALAGATAVNGIALGNNSQVQGDSATAFGNNANANGLGAIAFGGGSIGAGEGATAFGLNANASGASAVAVGAQSTSSNNASTAVGNFAQATGIGSVAMGYDARATTDASTAIGAASRASGATSTALGVFAEALNTNTVAIGYSATANGTDSIVMGSNADVTALGVNGIAIGNGSRADNSDATAVGTGADANGQNSVAVGTNAQATGPNASSIGDNSVAQGSNSVALGSSARATGNVSTALGQNSVASGTRSVALGQSADATATDALAVGNNAQATAVDAISLGRSANAAQTSSMALGTGAFANATNSVALGADSTSDRANTVSVGNTTTLRQIVRLAAGTEDTDAVNVSQLDTLAQALGGGADFSGGIFTPPTYVIQGSSYNNVGSAFAAVDARLTALNTRIDNIPAGPQGPSGPTGPQGPEGPSGPTGPQGPDGPTGPQGPSGPQGPQGPGANPLAVAYDDAEQGAITLAGDGGSRVANVAAGVTATDAVNKGQMDAGDAAAVGTANGYTDAREAAVRQDVQDDIDAGDATTLSSANAYTDARFQQAVAAPMAAIDELRSDMEWRFDRQDQRIERQGAMNAAMLNMATSTAGVRTQNRVGVGIGFQGGEQALSIGYQRAISDRATVTFGGAFSGSESSAGVGVGFGW